The Microbulbifer sp. YPW1 genome contains a region encoding:
- the mnmC gene encoding bifunctional tRNA (5-methylaminomethyl-2-thiouridine)(34)-methyltransferase MnmD/FAD-dependent 5-carboxymethylaminomethyl-2-thiouridine(34) oxidoreductase MnmC, whose amino-acid sequence MPEQNRSSIHHAELEWRENGQPVSSAFDDIYFSTASGLEETRHVFLGENRLPERWASLSPGACFTIGETGFGTGLNFLAAWQLWRQCAPENARLHFISVEKFPLHPRDLARALAMWPELAELSRELIAQYPSYLAPGVHRLRFPAGVYLTLVIDEASRGFEQLQLDDPDRDSLVDAWFLDGFAPSKNPDMWSEDLFQAMARLSAANATFATFTCAGIVKRGLKSAGFALQKVPGFGRKREMLRGEFTPSPVADPHIHLATPWHLPPIKQKTPDTVAIIGAGIAGAAAARALAERNIRVTVFEQGEAPGSGASGNDQGILYAKLSPKPGPNGDFNLLALQFAQRFYPAVCPAAVHFDGLLQLAQTEKEQQLQQQIVEQLSLDGDTALAQPVSAAQASELAGVPLQTPGLFFPNAGWLQPRQVCSALLQHPNIETRFNTSVQDARYVADQWQLAVPGSSTTVSFDALILCTANFNRRFPQTAPLPLQPIRGQVSFAQATEESRKLKLALCGEGYIAPAAARDGNPRHSFGATFKLKQTDTEIRAEEHRENLHTLASLLPEIAQSFEDQSLEGRAALRAATPDYLPMAGPVADWDQLEGTYQALRKNRKQRIDRRTPYQPHLYVLAGLGSRGFTYAPLAAEVLAGWIAGEVMPVSEELVKALHPMRFAIRALGKNRALTD is encoded by the coding sequence ATGCCTGAACAGAACCGGTCATCGATTCATCACGCCGAGCTGGAGTGGCGCGAAAACGGCCAGCCAGTTTCCAGTGCGTTTGACGACATCTACTTTTCCACCGCCTCCGGCCTCGAGGAAACGCGCCACGTATTTCTCGGCGAAAACCGATTGCCAGAGCGCTGGGCCAGCCTGTCGCCCGGCGCCTGTTTTACCATCGGCGAAACCGGCTTTGGTACCGGGCTCAACTTTCTCGCGGCCTGGCAACTGTGGCGGCAGTGCGCCCCGGAAAACGCCCGCCTGCATTTCATCAGCGTAGAAAAATTCCCACTGCACCCTCGCGACCTGGCCCGCGCCCTGGCGATGTGGCCGGAACTGGCCGAGCTGAGCCGCGAGCTGATCGCTCAGTACCCTTCCTACCTGGCACCCGGGGTGCATCGGCTGCGTTTTCCCGCGGGCGTTTACCTGACACTGGTGATCGATGAAGCCAGCCGCGGCTTCGAACAGTTACAGCTCGACGATCCAGATCGGGACAGCCTGGTCGACGCGTGGTTTCTGGATGGATTCGCCCCGTCGAAAAATCCGGACATGTGGAGCGAAGACCTGTTTCAAGCGATGGCCAGGCTGAGCGCGGCAAATGCAACCTTTGCAACCTTTACCTGCGCGGGCATCGTCAAGCGCGGCCTGAAATCTGCGGGCTTTGCCCTGCAGAAAGTGCCCGGGTTTGGGCGCAAGCGGGAAATGCTGCGGGGCGAGTTCACCCCCTCGCCAGTAGCCGATCCACACATACACCTTGCCACGCCGTGGCACCTGCCTCCCATCAAGCAGAAAACACCAGACACCGTTGCGATTATCGGCGCGGGCATCGCCGGTGCCGCAGCCGCGCGTGCGCTGGCGGAGCGGAACATCCGCGTTACCGTATTTGAACAGGGGGAAGCCCCGGGCAGCGGCGCCTCCGGTAATGACCAGGGCATCCTCTATGCGAAGCTCTCCCCCAAGCCGGGGCCTAACGGAGACTTCAACCTGCTTGCGCTGCAGTTTGCCCAGCGTTTTTACCCGGCGGTATGTCCCGCGGCGGTACACTTTGACGGACTGCTGCAACTGGCACAGACGGAAAAAGAACAGCAGCTACAACAACAGATTGTCGAGCAACTCTCGCTGGATGGGGACACTGCACTTGCGCAACCGGTATCAGCCGCACAGGCCAGTGAACTGGCCGGCGTACCACTACAGACGCCCGGACTGTTTTTCCCCAATGCGGGCTGGCTGCAACCAAGGCAGGTGTGCTCTGCACTGCTACAACACCCGAATATTGAAACCCGCTTCAACACATCGGTACAAGACGCGCGCTATGTCGCCGATCAATGGCAACTGGCAGTCCCGGGAAGTAGTACAACGGTTTCATTTGATGCGCTGATCCTGTGCACTGCCAATTTCAATCGCCGTTTCCCGCAGACCGCGCCCCTGCCCCTCCAACCCATACGCGGCCAGGTGTCCTTTGCTCAAGCAACCGAGGAATCACGGAAGCTCAAACTGGCCCTGTGCGGCGAAGGCTATATCGCCCCCGCCGCGGCGCGCGATGGCAACCCGCGCCACAGCTTCGGGGCCACTTTCAAACTGAAGCAGACCGATACAGAGATTCGCGCAGAAGAACACCGGGAAAACCTGCACACGCTGGCCTCCCTGCTCCCGGAGATCGCGCAGTCGTTCGAAGATCAATCTCTCGAGGGGCGTGCCGCCTTGCGTGCGGCTACACCGGACTACCTGCCCATGGCCGGCCCGGTCGCGGATTGGGATCAGCTGGAAGGCACCTATCAGGCGCTGCGCAAGAATCGCAAGCAACGGATTGACCGGCGCACCCCCTATCAGCCACACCTGTACGTACTCGCAGGACTGGGCTCGCGGGGATTCACCTATGCGCCGCTGGCCGCGGAAGTACTTGCGGGATGGATTGCCGGAGAGGTGATGCCGGTTTCGGAAGAGTTGGTGAAGGCGCTGCACCCAATGCGCTTTGCGATCCGCGCACTGGGCAAGAACCGGGCCCTAACGGATTGA
- a CDS encoding DUF502 domain-containing protein, with amino-acid sequence MTRIKAFVTLTLLGGLAVVLPIVIFFMLFQWLFGQISEMVAPATQWMQAHTQFKDNFARLVVIALILGLCFLIGLLVKTSVGRWAHRHLDYWLGKLAPGYTTIKDLVLQFIGGAGSEGVLSGPVARARIHGKDNPLSVTAIVTSQHANGDYTVYVPTAPVPTSGFVYHLPPDCVEILPHVTVEAAMKSIVACGSGSGPLLAGPG; translated from the coding sequence ATGACCAGAATAAAAGCCTTTGTCACTCTGACATTACTCGGTGGCCTGGCAGTGGTGTTGCCCATCGTCATTTTTTTCATGCTGTTTCAGTGGCTGTTTGGCCAGATCAGCGAGATGGTGGCGCCGGCGACCCAGTGGATGCAGGCACATACACAATTCAAGGATAACTTTGCGCGCCTTGTGGTGATAGCACTGATCCTCGGCTTGTGTTTCCTGATCGGTCTGCTGGTGAAAACCAGTGTTGGCCGCTGGGCGCACCGGCATCTGGATTACTGGCTGGGCAAGCTGGCGCCGGGCTACACCACGATCAAGGATCTGGTGCTGCAGTTTATCGGCGGCGCTGGCAGTGAGGGGGTGTTGTCCGGACCGGTTGCCCGTGCGCGCATCCATGGAAAGGACAACCCGCTCTCGGTAACCGCAATTGTCACCTCCCAGCATGCCAACGGGGATTACACGGTGTATGTACCCACCGCGCCGGTACCGACCTCCGGCTTTGTTTACCACCTGCCACCGGATTGCGTTGAGATCCTTCCCCATGTGACGGTGGAAGCGGCGATGAAATCGATCGTGGCCTGTGGTTCCGGCAGCGGTCCGCTGTTGGCCGGGCCAGGCTGA
- a CDS encoding glutaminyl-peptide cyclotransferase yields the protein MKTAITTFLSLLLACSAACATVPVEYELLDSKARPADHFTQGLYFDGERWLESSGLYGRSWLAEYTDPGGNPVRRKWLAGDRFAEGLAVLGDKLYLLTYRAGEVQIYHRKAFSLEKVLSYRGEGWGLTSDGQQLIMSNGSDTLTFRDPDTFAVTRQLTVKGGGEQWSRLNELEYVHGLIWANIWQDPRIIAIDPESGTVKGVLDLEKLRRDSLQGRRHVDAVANGIAWDEARNGLWVTGKFWPKLYLIRPEGLGF from the coding sequence ATGAAAACTGCCATCACCACCTTCCTGTCCCTACTGCTGGCCTGCAGTGCTGCCTGTGCCACAGTCCCCGTGGAGTACGAACTGTTGGACAGCAAGGCCCGGCCCGCCGACCACTTTACCCAAGGGCTCTATTTTGACGGCGAACGCTGGCTGGAAAGCAGCGGACTCTACGGCCGCTCCTGGCTCGCGGAGTATACCGACCCCGGCGGCAATCCCGTAAGGCGCAAATGGCTGGCGGGCGACCGCTTTGCGGAAGGGCTCGCAGTTCTGGGGGACAAACTGTATCTGCTCACCTATCGCGCGGGCGAGGTCCAGATCTACCACCGCAAAGCTTTCTCCCTGGAAAAGGTGTTGAGCTACCGGGGAGAAGGCTGGGGACTCACCAGCGACGGGCAGCAGCTGATCATGAGCAATGGCAGCGACACGCTGACTTTTCGCGACCCGGACACCTTCGCCGTCACCCGACAGTTGACCGTCAAAGGTGGTGGCGAGCAGTGGTCACGCCTGAACGAACTGGAATATGTGCACGGACTCATCTGGGCCAATATCTGGCAGGATCCGAGGATCATCGCCATCGATCCGGAGAGTGGCACGGTGAAGGGGGTACTGGACCTGGAAAAGTTGCGCAGAGACAGCCTGCAGGGGCGCCGGCATGTGGATGCGGTGGCCAATGGCATCGCCTGGGATGAGGCGCGTAACGGACTCTGGGTTACCGGGAAATTCTGGCCGAAACTCTACCTGATCCGCCCCGAGGGGTTGGGGTTTTAG